From a single Methanothermobacter sp. genomic region:
- a CDS encoding ZPR1 zinc finger domain-containing protein, giving the protein MKIDCPVCSGEKCMTAITRVEKIPYFGEIMESILLCSRCGYRSTDIICLDQKEPSRYTIEVGDKTLNARVVKSQSATIRIPELGLKVEPGPRSTGYISNIEGVVERFETAVKTAINLFEEDESKEKASEILEMLREVRGGKRNVTVIIEDPLGQSFVGHPRAVREKLSDEEIKSLKTGFLVFESDEIDEED; this is encoded by the coding sequence ATGAAGATCGACTGCCCAGTCTGCAGTGGAGAGAAGTGTATGACAGCCATCACCAGGGTTGAGAAGATCCCCTACTTTGGAGAGATAATGGAATCCATACTACTCTGCAGCAGGTGTGGCTACAGAAGCACAGATATAATTTGCCTTGATCAGAAGGAACCATCAAGGTACACGATCGAGGTGGGTGACAAAACACTCAACGCAAGGGTCGTTAAGTCCCAGTCAGCAACCATAAGGATACCTGAACTCGGACTCAAGGTTGAACCGGGGCCCAGGTCAACAGGTTACATTTCCAACATTGAGGGTGTTGTTGAGCGATTTGAAACCGCCGTCAAAACAGCCATCAACCTCTTTGAGGAGGATGAATCAAAGGAAAAGGCCTCAGAGATCCTGGAAATGCTCCGTGAAGTTCGCGGGGGAAAAAGAAATGTCACAGTTATAATTGAGGATCCACTCGGTCAGAGCTTTGTTGGCCACCCCCGTGCTGTTAGGGAAAAGCTCTCAGATGAAGAAATAAAATCCCTCAAGACGGGATTTTTGGTTTTTGAGTCAGATGAGATTGATGAGGAGGATTAG
- a CDS encoding 3H domain-containing protein, translating into MRKPYVILIGSASGIGKSTVASELAKELNIKHLIETDFIREIVRGIIGPDYAPALHKSSFDAYTTLRDKERFRNNNIESLICAGFEEHASFVIPAVEKVIERAVADSDDVAIEGVHLLPGLLNIEKFEEIASIHFFVLSAEENVHKERFVKRAMEVKRGGKHLEYFRENRVIHDYLVRKAREHDVPVINNDDIKCTIKRMLSFIRENCTEVTLQHPVERLAEVIDIIIKRHGGRIVDVSYPIPGFSQPLKREVNVYDPVEAERFLKRLNESPKRKRDLERLYTLSDNIHSHRICAPDPESLQAIVNELKESGLIYQEEN; encoded by the coding sequence TTGAGAAAACCCTATGTGATACTTATAGGAAGTGCTTCAGGAATTGGAAAGTCCACCGTTGCATCAGAACTTGCCAAGGAGCTAAACATAAAGCACCTTATAGAAACAGATTTCATAAGGGAGATCGTAAGGGGCATAATTGGGCCAGATTATGCTCCCGCACTCCATAAGTCCTCATTTGATGCCTACACAACACTAAGAGACAAGGAGCGCTTCCGTAATAACAATATTGAGTCACTTATATGTGCGGGTTTTGAGGAGCACGCCTCATTTGTTATTCCTGCAGTTGAAAAGGTTATCGAAAGGGCTGTTGCTGACTCTGACGATGTGGCCATAGAGGGCGTCCACCTCCTGCCCGGCCTCCTGAACATTGAGAAATTTGAGGAAATTGCATCAATTCATTTTTTTGTCCTGTCTGCCGAGGAGAATGTCCATAAGGAGCGTTTCGTTAAGAGGGCCATGGAGGTTAAGAGGGGTGGAAAACACCTTGAATACTTCCGTGAGAACCGTGTCATACATGACTACCTTGTGAGGAAGGCGAGGGAGCATGACGTGCCGGTGATCAACAACGACGACATAAAGTGTACCATTAAAAGGATGCTGTCATTCATAAGGGAAAACTGCACTGAGGTGACGCTTCAGCACCCTGTTGAACGCCTCGCTGAGGTTATAGACATTATCATTAAGAGACATGGTGGAAGAATCGTTGACGTATCCTATCCAATACCTGGATTTTCACAGCCACTCAAACGTGAGGTCAATGTATATGATCCCGTTGAGGCTGAAAGGTTTCTTAAGCGGTTAAATGAGAGTCCAAAGCGAAAAAGAGATCTTGAAAGGCTTTACACGCTTTCAGATAACATACACAGCCACAGGATATGTGCACCGGATCCGGAAAGTCTTCAGGCAATAGTCAATGAACTTAAGGAAAGTGGACTCATCTACCAGGAAGAGAACTAA
- a CDS encoding cell division protein SepF codes for MRDILEMLKKSVGLDEEIKEPEETETIIVPEHSFYEIILLKAKSIGDVDDALSQVTDEKNPVILDLTEIQRDNPSDFKTVGERIKDLRENHGAEAILLCNKEKNVVIITPREIKLIRKG; via the coding sequence TTGAGGGACATTCTCGAAATGCTGAAGAAAAGTGTGGGACTTGATGAGGAAATTAAGGAACCTGAGGAAACGGAGACGATAATAGTTCCGGAGCATTCCTTCTATGAGATCATTCTCCTGAAGGCAAAGTCCATTGGGGATGTTGATGATGCCCTCTCCCAGGTGACCGATGAGAAGAATCCGGTTATACTTGATCTCACTGAGATCCAGAGAGATAATCCATCGGATTTCAAGACAGTGGGGGAACGTATAAAGGATCTCAGGGAAAATCATGGTGCAGAGGCGATACTGCTCTGCAATAAGGAGAAGAATGTAGTGATAATAACTCCGCGGGAAATTAAACTCATCAGAAAGGGGTAG
- a CDS encoding roadblock/LC7 domain-containing protein gives MIARILKDLGRINGVNGSLVVGKDGLVIESEVPSDIDGELVAAMASAVFGTAERSAEEIKHEPLEQVMIEGTRGKTLMIDAGEGILVLITDVDINLGLIRIEMRRSAERVKDLLT, from the coding sequence ATGATAGCAAGAATACTTAAAGATTTAGGTAGGATCAATGGGGTAAATGGTTCCCTCGTTGTTGGTAAGGATGGTCTTGTAATCGAAAGTGAGGTTCCATCCGATATAGATGGGGAACTGGTCGCTGCAATGGCTTCAGCAGTTTTCGGTACTGCAGAAAGGTCCGCCGAGGAGATAAAGCATGAGCCCCTTGAACAGGTCATGATTGAGGGTACCAGGGGTAAGACCCTCATGATAGACGCCGGGGAGGGAATACTTGTACTGATAACTGATGTTGATATAAATCTTGGTCTTATTCGTATTGAGATGAGGAGAAGTGCCGAACGCGTTAAGGATCTCCTTACATAA
- a CDS encoding carbohydrate kinase family protein produces MNVVSVGTCNMDFIFRVPRFVEPDSEMNIEDLHVIPGGSAFNFAVWISHLGFKAGIVSSVGRDVYGDMITSLLESRGVDTSCISREGEKTGMAFISVDDTGRRSIYSYMGANATLEIGEAESEYIMAADAVHLSGCYIEVASAVSSIRDISFSPGTLLASYGIERLSGILEKTSIIFLNDDELKMLTGSRRSGVERLLEAGVGNVVVTHGPRGASFFSGDYSEVMEIEAENALDTTGAGDAFAAGFMSMWLRGSEPVDCLRNGHRVARRVISRIGAF; encoded by the coding sequence ATGAATGTTGTAAGTGTTGGAACCTGCAACATGGATTTTATTTTTAGGGTGCCCAGATTCGTTGAACCGGACTCCGAGATGAACATAGAAGATTTACATGTCATTCCAGGGGGTTCCGCGTTCAACTTTGCCGTGTGGATCTCCCACCTTGGATTTAAGGCGGGAATTGTGTCATCAGTTGGCAGGGACGTTTACGGTGACATGATCACGTCCCTTCTGGAATCAAGGGGTGTTGATACATCCTGCATATCGAGGGAGGGTGAAAAAACTGGTATGGCCTTCATATCAGTGGATGATACTGGTAGGAGGTCCATTTATTCCTACATGGGTGCAAACGCCACTCTTGAAATTGGTGAGGCAGAATCAGAGTATATAATGGCTGCAGATGCAGTTCATCTCAGCGGCTGCTACATTGAGGTTGCCAGTGCGGTTTCAAGTATCAGGGATATCTCCTTCAGCCCGGGCACGCTCCTGGCATCATATGGTATTGAAAGGCTTTCAGGTATTCTTGAGAAAACCAGTATAATATTCCTGAATGATGATGAGCTTAAGATGCTAACCGGCTCCAGGAGGTCAGGGGTTGAAAGACTTCTTGAGGCCGGGGTCGGGAACGTGGTTGTGACCCATGGACCCCGAGGTGCATCCTTCTTTTCAGGGGACTACTCTGAGGTCATGGAAATTGAGGCTGAAAATGCGCTGGATACTACTGGGGCCGGGGACGCCTTTGCAGCAGGATTCATGTCAATGTGGCTTAGAGGTTCTGAACCAGTAGATTGTCTGAGAAACGGTCATAGGGTGGCACGCAGGGTGATTTCAAGGATCGGCGCATTTTAG
- a CDS encoding TatD family hydrolase: MIDSHIHADTRPFEDFELMAVSGIEGALTCAHDPLEMTSFDVVMAHFRRLLTVDPERAARNGLKLHIALGIHPRAIPHDPERVIEKLPDLLRNPSVVAVGEVGLESGSEIEMDVFKVQLKVADELGYPVIVHTPRRRKAEITSQIMDLIDGTMDESMVVIEHVNRDVLPELVETECMLGLTVQPEKLTPEGAVEILREYGTDRFVLNSDMSSAPSDPLSVPRTVQRMKMEGFSRRDIRQVSDGNIRDLLKISQI; this comes from the coding sequence TGCAGATACAAGACCCTTCGAAGATTTTGAGCTCATGGCTGTGAGTGGTATAGAGGGTGCCCTCACCTGTGCCCATGACCCCCTGGAGATGACGTCATTCGATGTTGTCATGGCGCATTTCAGGAGGCTGCTAACAGTGGACCCTGAGAGAGCCGCCCGCAACGGGTTAAAACTCCATATCGCCCTTGGAATACACCCCAGGGCAATACCCCATGACCCTGAAAGGGTGATTGAAAAACTCCCAGATCTCCTCAGAAATCCGTCTGTGGTTGCTGTTGGTGAGGTGGGTCTTGAATCTGGTTCAGAAATTGAAATGGATGTCTTTAAAGTCCAGCTAAAAGTGGCTGATGAACTTGGTTACCCTGTGATTGTCCATACACCACGTAGAAGAAAGGCGGAGATTACCTCCCAGATAATGGATCTGATAGATGGTACAATGGATGAGTCCATGGTTGTGATTGAACACGTTAACAGGGATGTTCTCCCGGAGCTTGTGGAAACTGAGTGCATGCTGGGACTGACTGTGCAGCCTGAAAAGCTCACACCGGAGGGAGCTGTTGAAATTCTGCGTGAATATGGAACAGACAGGTTTGTTCTTAACAGTGACATGAGTTCAGCGCCATCTGATCCCCTTTCAGTTCCAAGAACTGTTCAGAGAATGAAGATGGAGGGTTTCAGCCGCAGGGACATAAGGCAGGTCTCTGATGGAAACATAAGGGATCTCCTTAAAATCAGCCAAATCTAA
- the rnz gene encoding ribonuclease Z, whose translation MEVTFLGTSSAVPSKNRNHTSIALRIPGEVFLFDCGEGTQRQMALAGISPMKVTRMFITHLHGDHILGIPGMIQSMGFRGRQEPLEIYGPPGIHELHESIMKLGYFTLDFDIHVNEVRGGAVIEEEDYRITSAPASHSVFNLAYCFEEKKRPRFLREKAIELGLKPGPAFGKLHRGIPVRVGDRIIKPEEVLGSPRRGVKICYSGDTRPCESVINLAREADLLIHESTFEAGSEDKASESGHSTAREAAEVAASACVRRLILTHLSTRYKRIEVILNAAREVFPETYVADDLMTVEVKADDSKSSA comes from the coding sequence ATGGAAGTCACATTTCTGGGTACATCATCAGCTGTCCCCTCAAAGAACAGGAACCACACATCAATAGCACTTCGAATCCCCGGTGAGGTATTTCTGTTTGACTGTGGTGAGGGAACTCAGAGACAGATGGCCCTTGCAGGCATCAGTCCCATGAAGGTTACAAGGATGTTCATAACACATCTACACGGGGACCATATCCTTGGAATACCCGGAATGATACAGTCAATGGGCTTCAGGGGGCGTCAGGAACCCCTTGAAATATATGGGCCCCCTGGGATCCATGAACTCCACGAATCCATCATGAAGCTGGGCTACTTCACGCTCGACTTTGATATCCATGTGAATGAGGTGAGGGGCGGCGCCGTCATTGAGGAGGAAGATTACCGTATTACCTCAGCACCCGCCTCCCATTCGGTATTCAACCTCGCCTACTGTTTTGAGGAGAAGAAGAGGCCCAGGTTCCTCAGGGAGAAGGCCATTGAACTTGGACTCAAACCGGGACCCGCCTTCGGGAAGCTGCACAGGGGCATACCCGTAAGGGTTGGTGACAGGATCATAAAACCAGAGGAGGTCCTTGGAAGCCCACGGCGGGGTGTGAAGATATGCTACTCAGGGGACACCCGTCCCTGTGAGTCTGTTATAAATCTTGCCCGTGAAGCGGACCTTCTGATACATGAGTCAACCTTTGAGGCTGGAAGTGAAGATAAGGCGTCTGAAAGTGGGCATTCCACTGCAAGGGAAGCTGCAGAGGTCGCTGCATCTGCCTGTGTCAGGAGGCTGATACTCACACATCTCAGCACCAGATACAAGAGGATCGAGGTTATTCTGAACGCCGCAAGGGAGGTTTTCCCTGAAACCTATGTGGCAGATGACCTCATGACCGTGGAGGTGAAGGCTGATGATTCCAAGTCCAGCGCCTGA
- a CDS encoding DUF1611 domain-containing protein encodes MHILSSVEELRELNPFIIIGCGGGGEKFANFEGVEPVGFVDDDPRKHGKDFCGFKVSSSLLKLIHETDARSVAIMLPIGAEGTALKYAVQAINEGKNVVTSFRSLPLADNTSLIKFAEQMNVTIKEISPRLDNVKKIFGVAPPRCTEVLPKIKYRHKSPVVFVGGTSQECGKRTTTRLLGKEAKERGLEAGVISTDEMGLEQPVDINFRAGSLSVMDVAAAVMGAVKYLEEEKDPDLIFIEGQSSLTERRNPHPRGLSASILIGAMPDVTVLCHRPNHPYRKPRGIRDEIRAIEAIEPTKVIGISLNLRNMNDRSIMERYEARFGLPVVDVKNGGASRLMDVIMEHIGEI; translated from the coding sequence TTGCACATATTATCTTCTGTCGAGGAACTGAGGGAGCTGAATCCGTTTATAATCATTGGATGTGGTGGCGGAGGAGAGAAATTTGCAAATTTTGAAGGAGTCGAACCTGTCGGATTTGTTGATGATGACCCCAGAAAGCATGGAAAGGACTTCTGCGGATTTAAGGTTTCATCAAGCCTCCTCAAGCTTATACATGAGACTGATGCAAGAAGTGTTGCAATAATGCTCCCCATAGGTGCAGAGGGCACCGCCCTCAAGTATGCTGTGCAGGCGATAAATGAGGGTAAAAATGTTGTGACCTCATTCAGATCACTCCCACTGGCAGATAACACTTCCCTCATAAAATTTGCAGAACAGATGAATGTAACGATCAAGGAGATAAGCCCCCGCCTTGACAACGTAAAGAAAATATTCGGGGTTGCACCCCCTCGCTGCACAGAGGTACTCCCCAAGATAAAATACAGGCACAAATCACCGGTGGTATTTGTCGGGGGCACCTCACAGGAGTGCGGCAAACGTACAACCACAAGGCTTCTTGGGAAGGAGGCAAAGGAACGGGGCCTTGAGGCGGGAGTTATCTCGACCGATGAGATGGGTCTTGAACAGCCGGTTGACATAAATTTCCGGGCAGGAAGCCTCTCCGTTATGGATGTTGCTGCAGCTGTCATGGGGGCAGTTAAGTACCTTGAGGAGGAGAAAGATCCTGATCTGATATTCATCGAGGGTCAGTCAAGCCTCACAGAGAGAAGAAACCCCCATCCAAGGGGTTTATCGGCCTCGATACTTATAGGGGCGATGCCTGACGTTACGGTCCTATGTCACAGGCCAAACCATCCCTACAGAAAACCAAGGGGGATAAGGGATGAGATAAGGGCCATAGAGGCAATCGAGCCAACGAAGGTTATAGGAATTTCCTTAAATTTAAGAAACATGAATGACAGATCAATAATGGAAAGGTATGAAGCACGATTTGGGCTTCCTGTTGTTGATGTTAAGAATGGGGGGGCTTCAAGATTAATGGATGTGATCATGGAGCATATAGGGGAGATTTAG
- a CDS encoding mechanosensitive ion channel family protein, translating into MIPSPAPETILIIIVTVMTAVLLVKWASYFLRRSTRKWDLDLTLIQVLNDIIKYSIYIIALSIVLRELGIDVTAITVSLGIAGVSVGFASRDIISNFISGIFILADKSFRVGDTIEVAGQKGKVKRVGFRTTTIKTPDAKIVTVPNSTFSKTAYVNYSAEERRRVELKVSLDYDVDIEKFESEVKDILMGVPGILKDPAPGLIVLEFTDTGIKAKVTAWIPDPRKVTKYRYVIASHVKKVLEGYSKHDQMQGFE; encoded by the coding sequence ATGATTCCAAGTCCAGCGCCTGAAACCATACTTATCATAATCGTCACGGTGATGACAGCTGTTCTTCTTGTTAAGTGGGCCTCATATTTCCTCAGAAGGTCCACCAGAAAATGGGACCTTGACCTTACACTCATACAGGTCCTCAACGACATAATAAAATACAGCATATACATCATAGCCCTTAGCATAGTCCTGAGGGAACTTGGAATAGACGTGACCGCTATAACCGTGAGTCTGGGTATAGCAGGTGTCTCGGTGGGTTTTGCATCAAGGGACATCATATCCAACTTCATTTCCGGGATTTTCATACTGGCTGATAAGAGTTTCAGGGTGGGTGACACCATTGAGGTTGCCGGTCAGAAGGGTAAGGTTAAAAGGGTGGGTTTCAGGACAACAACAATAAAAACCCCTGACGCCAAAATAGTAACGGTGCCAAACTCAACCTTCTCCAAAACAGCCTACGTCAACTACAGTGCAGAGGAAAGGAGGAGGGTTGAACTCAAGGTCAGCCTTGACTACGATGTTGATATTGAAAAATTTGAATCTGAAGTTAAGGATATTCTCATGGGGGTTCCAGGTATACTGAAGGACCCCGCGCCCGGCCTCATTGTCCTTGAATTTACAGATACAGGGATAAAGGCAAAGGTGACAGCCTGGATCCCAGATCCGCGAAAGGTAACAAAATACCGTTACGTGATTGCGTCTCATGTGAAAAAGGTCCTTGAAGGTTATTCTAAACATGATCAAATGCAGGGTTTTGAATGA
- a CDS encoding DUF2226 domain-containing protein produces MELPITKPSKISYGDEIDFSELLEKLASDEYNGFIRITHASDEGYILFRDGVHVAASYGRFMKEEALEKIMEVADKTDTLIELFDLKRSQLDYLMDINRIYAIEQKDEVTESQVAETGDYFNPKEASYRQPILDEYTPETPEISVDVSPDIEDTESTGTLEVEDAESTETQSKPQFEIKGEFTQETQTSETEESSEIPAAGESADSGTEKEEELEIEASESMDVTDSKPLSRDELMKKYGLRDIGEEEVEKVLETYKGGAITDIDPERVELTLMNKIKMSILGIPRIKGAEVIVFLDNTYDLSGRIKIMVEHEGKGIFSRIMGDSKEEEEKLKFHIMDIVEMELRKTFRDFPEIVDNFEVSIEVR; encoded by the coding sequence ATGGAGCTTCCGATAACTAAGCCATCCAAGATTTCCTACGGCGATGAAATAGATTTCAGTGAACTTCTTGAAAAACTTGCCTCAGATGAATACAATGGATTCATAAGAATTACTCATGCCTCCGATGAGGGCTACATTCTATTTAGGGATGGGGTACATGTTGCAGCATCATACGGCCGATTCATGAAGGAGGAAGCTCTCGAAAAGATAATGGAAGTGGCCGATAAAACAGATACCCTTATAGAACTTTTTGATCTTAAAAGATCACAGCTCGATTATCTCATGGATATAAACAGGATCTACGCAATAGAGCAAAAAGATGAGGTAACGGAGTCTCAAGTGGCGGAAACGGGAGATTACTTCAATCCAAAGGAGGCGAGCTACAGACAGCCCATATTAGATGAATATACGCCTGAAACGCCTGAAATATCCGTTGATGTTTCCCCTGACATTGAAGATACTGAATCCACAGGCACTCTGGAAGTTGAAGATGCAGAATCAACTGAAACCCAATCAAAGCCTCAGTTTGAGATTAAAGGAGAATTTACTCAAGAAACTCAAACTTCAGAGACCGAAGAGTCCTCTGAAATTCCCGCTGCTGGTGAATCAGCTGATTCGGGCACTGAAAAGGAAGAGGAACTTGAGATTGAAGCTTCAGAATCTATGGATGTGACTGACTCAAAACCCCTCAGCAGAGACGAGCTCATGAAAAAATATGGCCTCAGAGATATAGGTGAAGAAGAGGTCGAAAAGGTCCTTGAAACATACAAGGGTGGCGCGATCACTGATATAGATCCTGAAAGGGTTGAACTGACCCTTATGAATAAAATAAAGATGTCAATACTTGGAATACCCCGTATAAAGGGTGCGGAGGTTATCGTATTCCTTGACAACACATATGACCTCAGTGGAAGGATCAAGATAATGGTTGAACATGAGGGTAAGGGTATCTTCTCAAGGATAATGGGGGATTCAAAGGAGGAGGAAGAGAAACTCAAGTTTCATATAATGGATATTGTGGAGATGGAACTCAGGAAAACCTTCAGGGATTTCCCTGAGATAGTGGATAACTTTGAGGTGAGTATTGAGGTGCGGTGA
- the nadC gene encoding carboxylating nicotinate-nucleotide diphosphorylase: MIDVLREMIRADVGFEDITTEALVERGTVAVADVIAGEDGIIAGVDVAGIIAAEFGIEIDRLKMDGDSVKAGERVIILEGEASDILKIERTMLNLMMRMSGIATLTRSMLERVRALNPDIRIAATRKTTPGLQWFEKQAVKIGGGDTHRFRLDDCAMIKDNHIAIAGSVGDAVRRVKEHVSFTKKVEVEVERPEDAVMAADAGADIILLDNMKPGDVRKALEELESAGIRDRVIVEASGGIKPENIDKYASTGVDVISMGFITTSANPLDLSLEIRELK, encoded by the coding sequence ATGATTGACGTTCTCAGGGAAATGATCAGGGCAGACGTGGGATTTGAGGATATAACAACCGAGGCACTTGTTGAAAGGGGCACAGTGGCAGTGGCGGATGTTATAGCCGGAGAGGATGGCATAATTGCAGGTGTGGACGTTGCAGGGATCATAGCTGCTGAATTCGGAATCGAAATAGACAGGCTGAAAATGGATGGTGATTCTGTTAAAGCCGGTGAAAGGGTTATAATTCTTGAGGGGGAAGCTTCGGATATCCTAAAGATTGAAAGGACAATGCTGAACCTCATGATGAGAATGAGCGGTATAGCCACCCTCACACGAAGTATGCTGGAGCGGGTGAGGGCACTGAACCCCGATATAAGGATAGCAGCCACCAGAAAGACAACTCCTGGACTGCAGTGGTTTGAAAAGCAGGCAGTTAAAATTGGTGGTGGGGACACCCATCGATTCAGGCTTGATGACTGTGCAATGATCAAGGACAACCACATAGCAATAGCTGGAAGTGTGGGGGACGCTGTGAGGCGGGTTAAGGAACATGTGAGCTTCACAAAGAAGGTTGAGGTTGAGGTTGAAAGGCCAGAGGACGCTGTAATGGCGGCAGATGCAGGGGCCGACATCATCCTGCTTGATAATATGAAGCCAGGGGACGTCAGGAAAGCACTTGAAGAACTCGAAAGTGCCGGGATCCGGGACAGGGTGATTGTTGAGGCATCAGGAGGTATAAAACCTGAAAATATAGATAAATATGCTTCCACCGGAGTTGATGTGATATCAATGGGCTTTATAACCACATCAGCCAATCCACTTGACCTCAGCCTTGAGATAAGGGAACTAAAATGA
- a CDS encoding septum site-determining protein MinD — translation MTRVITVASGKGGVGKTTITANLGVALSTYGERVVVLDADIAMANLELILGMEGKSVTLHDVLAGNASIEEAVYEGPNGVRVVPAGISLEGLRNVKLDRLEDALAYLIEDTDILLIDAPAGLEKDAVAALAAADELLLVTTPEVPSISDALKTKIVASKLGINIIGVVINREQYDKTFLSVEEVETILEVPVIAVIPDDPEVSRAAAFGEPIVIKNPKSPASNALMKLAADLIGEEYQPIEPDKQGVIAKLISGLMGRR, via the coding sequence ATGACAAGAGTGATTACAGTCGCATCAGGTAAGGGAGGTGTGGGGAAAACAACCATCACTGCTAACCTGGGTGTTGCCCTCTCAACCTACGGTGAAAGGGTTGTTGTGCTTGACGCTGATATAGCAATGGCAAACCTTGAACTCATCCTGGGGATGGAGGGAAAATCCGTCACACTTCATGATGTTCTCGCAGGAAACGCTTCAATTGAGGAGGCGGTTTATGAGGGTCCCAATGGCGTGAGGGTGGTACCTGCCGGTATATCCCTTGAGGGGCTCAGAAATGTCAAGCTTGACCGCCTTGAGGATGCACTCGCATACCTCATAGAGGATACCGATATACTCCTTATAGATGCTCCTGCAGGTCTTGAGAAGGACGCAGTTGCCGCACTTGCAGCTGCAGATGAACTTCTGCTTGTCACAACACCAGAGGTGCCATCAATAAGTGACGCCCTCAAAACAAAGATCGTCGCAAGTAAACTTGGCATCAACATAATAGGTGTTGTCATAAACCGTGAGCAGTACGATAAAACCTTCCTGAGTGTTGAGGAAGTTGAGACAATACTTGAGGTCCCTGTTATTGCGGTGATACCTGATGACCCTGAGGTGAGCAGGGCAGCAGCCTTTGGTGAGCCCATAGTCATTAAGAATCCAAAGTCACCCGCAAGCAATGCCCTCATGAAACTTGCAGCTGACCTCATCGGTGAGGAGTACCAGCCAATAGAACCAGACAAGCAAGGTGTTATCGCCAAACTCATAAGCGGTTTGATGGGGCGAAGGTGA